A genomic window from Nematostella vectensis chromosome 9, jaNemVect1.1, whole genome shotgun sequence includes:
- the LOC125572205 gene encoding uncharacterized protein LOC125572205, with translation MERYPLKCIKSPAVSITIETNKTPPPDMICVTSSKKLQSHLTRKTGRKVTYEVELTSVDEAEVTCHAEGFPGSRHTFTVVAATSEQTRNGSFRLTNAKYPPNDLMKTSLEKLVQESVDATCMTKVSLSYGPGSLIVYVTLTTPANVSDRFVPLKNALLQNAPRYNLTIEPSSVKLQQVNTQQAPKFDDVKPTHQRIKVTWSKPYSNAQCTMRARPLAGASRDWVASSGVSSPASLSCVLDDLEPDTLYEVEVTVSVRGDTSRDTVYIKTTPTAVEVNDQNSTIVGLAVLVAILFLVIICLIVYIVVLKRAGLTTRKKRPEADNPGYSGFQNVAMQENANQDQHTISEMGDYEVAPSEIRGPNPDPIPQYKPMNNTPARPPNRSNVTQYEAINNNRLRDQHVPANRQYDSVDSTRMSEQNHPARRARNGTGDQGEPGYENTRKRGLPSEVYQSLQATTQHRENTQYAPLHPGTRIAARPGVRDERGVGSDIRGSEYQELLRTKATDPCYQRVGNKVTSA, from the exons ATGGAGAGGTATCCACTTAAGTGCATAAAGTCACCAgctgtcagtatcaccatagaaacaaacaagacccctccccctgacatGATCTGTGTGACGAGCAGCAAAAAGTTACAATCACATTTGACCAGGAAGACTGGAAGAAAAGTCACTTACGAAGTTGAATTGACAAGTGTAGACGAAGCTGAGGTGACATGTCACGCGGAAGGTTTCCCTGGATCTCGGCATACATTCACTGTGG TTGCAGCGACCTCGGAGCAGACAAGAAATGGAAGTTTCCGGCTTACAAACGCCAAATATCCACCAAACGATCTAATGAAAACTAGCCTCGAAAAACTG GTACAAGAAAGCGTCGATGCCACTTGTATGACTAAGGTCTCCTTGAGCTATGG GCCGGGTAGTCTTATCGTGTACGTAACCCTGACAACGCCAGCAAACGTCTCAGATCGCTTTGTACCGCTCAAGAATGCCCTTCTACAAAATGCGCCAAGATACAACTTAACGATTGAACCGTCAAGTGTCAAATTGCAGCAAG TGAATACTCAACAGGCGCCAAAGTTTGATGATGTCAAACCTACCCATCAAAGAATCAAAGTCACGTGGTCAAAGCCCTATAGTAATGCGCAATGCACGATGCGCGCTAGACCTCTAGCTGGAGCGTCACGTGACTGGGTGGCGTCATCAGGTGTCAGTAGTCCAGCCTCGCTGTCGTGCGTGTTGGATGATCTTGAGCCTGACACTCTGTACGAGGTGGAGGTCACCGTGTCGGTGCGGGGAGACACAAGTCGTGACACGGTGTACATCAAGACCACACCTACAG CTGTCGAGGTAAATGATCAGAACTCCACCATTGTTGGTCTCGCTGTGCTGGTCGCCATCTTGTTCTTGGTCATCATTTGTCTGATTGTCTACATCGTGGTGCTGAAGAGGGCAG GTCTTACaacaaggaaaaaaag ACCTGAAGCTGATAACCCAGGCTACTCTGGATTCCAG AATGTGGCAATGCAAGAAAATGCGAACCAAGACCAGCACACAATCTCAGAGATGGGAGACTATGAGGTCGCCCCATCGGAAATTAGGGGACCCAACCCTGACCCCATTCCACAATACAAACCAATGAACAATACACCAGCACGACCACCCAACCGTAGCAATGTCACGCAGTATGAAGCTATAAACAACAACCGGTTACGTGACCAGCACGTGCCAGCCAATCGCCAGTACGATAGCGTCGATAGCACGAGAATGAGTGAACAGAACCATCCCGCGAGGAGAGCAAGGAACGGCACAGGTGATCAAGGCGAGCCAGGTTACGAGAACACAAGAAAACGAGGTTTACCAAGTGAAGTGTACCAATCTTTACAGGCGACGACACAACACCGTGAGAATACGCAGTACGCCCCATTGCATCCTGGGACACGCATTGCGGCCAGGCCTGGTGTTAGGGACGAAAGAGGAGTAGGCTCAGACATAAGAGGGAGTGAGTACCAGGAGTTGCTCAGGACTAAAGCCACAGATCCATGTTATCAACGGGTAGGCAATAAAGTCACTAGCGCATAA